A DNA window from Bacteroidales bacterium contains the following coding sequences:
- a CDS encoding DUF4397 domain-containing protein, whose product MKTTRIILSSMLTLMLLFSSATYAQGTARVQIIHNSADAAASMVDVWVNDSKFISDFGFRTATPFVDVPAGVNLAIAITAAGSTSASPAAFNADVTFAANETYVVVASGIVSSTGYNPAIPFGLSVYPMAREASAIATNTDVLAFHGSTDAPTVSIYETGQNYGMLAGNFEYGDFAGYYNLPVNDYILEVRDQTGTVTVASYSAPLSTLGLAGQSLTVLASGFLSPGSNNNGPLFGLYVALSTGGELIPLPVYTSAKVQIIHNSADAVASVVDVWADDVKLIENFEFRTSTPFVDVPGNVPVTISITGPGSVSPEPNVFQADVTFESGETYVVVANGIVSQSGYSTVEPFNLYVYDMGKRFAAFALNTDVLAFHGSTDAPTVSVWETGVGAGELFTFSYGDFAGYLELPTDNYIIEVRDETGTVTVAAYQAPLAALGLEGQALSVIASGFLNPANNSNGPAFGLFVALSAGGELVELPVYTPPTARLQVIHNSADAAAAVVDVWANEVKLIENFEFRKATPFIDVPAETAITISITGPGSTSPTPSVFEADVTFADGETYVVVANGIVSASGYSPDQAFNLYVYDMGREEANSMGNTDVLAFHGSTDAPTVSVWETGVGAGELFTFSYGAFAGYLELPTDNYIIEVRDETGTVTVASYQAPLAALGLEEQALSVIASGFLNPANNSNGPAFSLFVALAAGGDLVELPAYTQPTARLQVIHNSADAAAAVVDVWANDVKLLENFEFRTATPFIDVPAESAITISITGPGSTSSTPNVFEADVTFADGETYVVVANGIVSASGYSPDQPFNLYVYDMGREEAASMSNTDVLAFHGSTDAPTVSVWETGVGAGELFTFSYGGFAGYLELPTDNYIIEVRDETGTVTVAAYQAPLAALGLEAQALSVIASGFLNPANNSNGPAFGLFVALAAGGDLVELPAYTQPTARLQVIHNSADAAAAVVDVWLNDTKLIENFAFRTATPFIDAPADVEFTIAIQGPGSTSPENPIWSQNYTLAAGKTYILVAEGIVSPSGYNPSIPFDIAVYDMGREEGIYEYFVDVLIHHGATDAPTVDIYDTWQTNPIQLVNNISYSEFADYLSIINGYYLLEVRDESGTNTLATFEASLGSFLSSGDAATIIASGFLNPANNSNGPAFGLWVALAEGGDLIELPSIGNTSIARVQVIHNSADLAAAVVDVWLNDTKLIENFAFRTATPFIDAPAGEEFTIAIQAPGSTSPENPIWSQNYTLEADETYILVANGIVSASGYDPAEPFDIYVNAMGREEATSGSNTDVLAFHGSTDAPTVSVWETGVGAGELFTFSYGDFAGYLELPTDNYIIEVRDETGTVTVAAYQAPLAALGLDGAALSVVASGFLNPGQNSNGAAFGLFVALADGGELIELPLYTGPSARLQVIHNSADAAAAVVDVWANDVKLLENFEFRTATPFVDVPAETAITISITGPGSTSPTPNVFEADVTFADGETYVVVANGIVSASGYSPDQPFNLYVYDMGRETSTSASNTDVLVFHGSTDAPTVSIWETGVGAGELFTFSYGDFAGYLELPVNNYTIDVRDETGTVTVASYYTPLAGLGLSGEALTVLASGFLTPGQNSNGPSFGLYVALANGGDLIALPISDPLGVEEISGSEALTFFPNPAGEFVTLNMNLNNPGNVKIEMLDLLGKTINATDLGFQYSINNYRIDVSYVPKGIYFLKVEADNMNYIEKLIISR is encoded by the coding sequence ATGAAAACTACCAGAATTATTTTAAGCTCAATGCTGACGCTAATGCTATTGTTCTCGTCAGCAACCTACGCGCAAGGAACTGCGCGTGTTCAGATTATTCACAACTCAGCCGATGCTGCTGCATCAATGGTTGATGTTTGGGTTAACGACTCAAAATTTATCTCAGACTTCGGTTTTCGCACAGCAACACCTTTTGTTGATGTTCCTGCCGGAGTTAACCTGGCAATTGCAATAACGGCTGCGGGAAGCACAAGCGCATCACCAGCCGCGTTTAATGCAGATGTTACCTTCGCTGCCAACGAAACCTATGTTGTTGTAGCAAGCGGAATTGTTTCATCCACCGGCTATAACCCGGCAATTCCTTTTGGATTAAGCGTATATCCAATGGCACGTGAAGCCTCAGCCATCGCTACAAACACCGATGTGCTGGCATTTCACGGTTCAACTGACGCACCAACAGTAAGCATTTATGAAACCGGGCAGAATTATGGCATGCTTGCAGGGAATTTTGAATATGGAGACTTTGCCGGCTATTATAATTTGCCAGTAAATGACTACATACTCGAAGTTAGGGATCAGACAGGTACTGTGACAGTAGCCTCATATTCAGCTCCTTTATCAACGCTAGGGTTAGCCGGTCAATCGTTAACCGTGCTGGCTTCAGGATTTCTATCGCCCGGGTCTAACAACAACGGGCCTTTATTTGGACTGTATGTAGCTTTATCTACTGGCGGAGAATTAATCCCATTGCCGGTTTACACATCCGCAAAAGTACAGATCATACATAACTCTGCTGATGCAGTTGCCTCGGTAGTTGATGTATGGGCAGATGATGTTAAATTAATTGAAAACTTTGAATTTCGCACATCCACACCTTTTGTTGATGTTCCCGGAAATGTACCTGTGACTATTTCGATCACAGGCCCGGGCAGTGTTAGTCCTGAACCAAATGTTTTTCAGGCTGATGTAACTTTTGAAAGTGGTGAAACCTATGTTGTGGTTGCAAATGGTATTGTTTCACAATCCGGATACTCAACTGTTGAACCTTTTAACCTATATGTTTATGATATGGGAAAACGATTTGCTGCTTTTGCCTTAAACACCGATGTACTTGCTTTCCACGGATCAACTGATGCCCCGACGGTAAGCGTTTGGGAAACTGGTGTTGGCGCTGGTGAACTTTTTACATTCTCCTATGGCGATTTTGCTGGTTACCTTGAACTCCCAACAGATAATTACATTATTGAAGTTCGCGACGAAACCGGAACAGTGACCGTAGCCGCATACCAGGCTCCTCTGGCAGCTTTAGGTCTTGAAGGACAAGCGCTTTCAGTTATTGCTTCAGGATTTCTTAATCCTGCAAATAACAGTAACGGCCCTGCTTTTGGCTTATTTGTTGCACTTTCCGCTGGTGGCGAACTGGTTGAACTTCCTGTATATACCCCGCCAACTGCACGTTTGCAGGTGATCCACAACTCGGCCGATGCAGCAGCAGCCGTTGTTGACGTATGGGCAAATGAAGTAAAATTGATTGAAAACTTTGAGTTCCGCAAAGCTACACCTTTTATTGATGTTCCTGCCGAAACTGCTATTACGATCTCTATTACCGGCCCCGGCAGCACCAGCCCCACACCCAGCGTGTTTGAAGCTGATGTAACCTTTGCCGATGGAGAAACTTACGTAGTAGTAGCCAATGGCATTGTTTCCGCAAGCGGTTACAGTCCTGACCAGGCATTTAATCTGTATGTTTATGATATGGGCCGTGAGGAAGCTAACTCAATGGGAAACACCGATGTACTTGCTTTCCACGGATCAACTGATGCCCCGACGGTAAGCGTTTGGGAAACTGGTGTTGGCGCTGGTGAACTCTTCACTTTCTCCTATGGCGCTTTTGCCGGTTACCTTGAGCTCCCAACAGATAATTACATTATTGAAGTGCGCGACGAAACCGGAACAGTGACCGTAGCTTCTTACCAGGCTCCTTTGGCAGCTTTAGGCCTTGAAGAGCAAGCGCTTTCAGTTATTGCTTCAGGATTTCTTAATCCTGCAAACAACAGCAACGGCCCTGCTTTTAGTTTATTTGTAGCATTGGCCGCTGGTGGCGATCTTGTTGAACTCCCTGCATATACTCAGCCAACAGCACGTTTGCAGGTTATTCACAACTCAGCCGATGCTGCCGCAGCCGTTGTTGACGTATGGGCAAATGATGTTAAACTTCTTGAGAACTTTGAATTCCGCACTGCTACTCCTTTTATTGATGTTCCTGCCGAATCTGCTATTACGATCTCTATTACCGGTCCCGGAAGCACAAGTTCAACTCCCAATGTATTTGAAGCTGATGTGACCTTTGCAGATGGAGAAACTTACGTAGTAGTAGCCAATGGCATTGTTTCCGCAAGCGGTTACAGCCCTGACCAGCCATTCAACCTTTACGTGTATGATATGGGCCGTGAAGAAGCAGCCTCAATGTCCAATACCGATGTACTTGCTTTCCATGGATCAACTGATGCCCCAACTGTAAGCGTATGGGAAACCGGCGTTGGCGCTGGCGAACTCTTTACTTTCTCCTATGGCGGTTTTGCCGGTTACCTTGAACTCCCAACTGATAATTACATTATTGAAGTGCGCGACGAAACCGGGACAGTAACCGTAGCAGCTTACCAGGCTCCTTTGGCAGCTTTAGGCCTTGAAGCGCAAGCGCTTTCAGTTATTGCATCAGGATTTCTTAATCCTGCAAACAACAGCAACGGCCCTGCTTTTGGCTTATTTGTTGCTCTTGCCGCTGGTGGCGATCTGGTTGAACTTCCTGCATATACTCAGCCAACTGCACGTTTGCAGGTTATCCACAACTCAGCCGATGCCGCCGCTGCAGTGGTTGATGTATGGTTGAACGACACCAAGCTGATTGAGAACTTTGCATTCAGAACAGCTACTCCTTTTATAGATGCACCCGCCGACGTTGAGTTTACAATTGCCATTCAGGGTCCTGGCAGCACAAGTCCCGAAAATCCTATTTGGTCGCAAAACTACACCCTTGCCGCCGGTAAAACCTATATTCTGGTGGCTGAAGGTATAGTAAGTCCTTCAGGATATAATCCTTCAATTCCTTTTGACATAGCAGTTTATGATATGGGTCGCGAGGAAGGTATTTATGAGTATTTTGTTGATGTTTTAATTCACCATGGAGCAACAGATGCACCTACGGTTGACATTTATGACACCTGGCAAACAAATCCAATTCAACTGGTTAATAACATTTCCTACAGCGAGTTTGCTGATTATTTATCTATCATTAATGGTTATTACCTTTTAGAAGTAAGAGATGAATCTGGTACCAATACATTAGCAACATTTGAAGCTTCGCTGGGAAGTTTTCTATCATCAGGTGATGCAGCGACAATCATTGCTTCAGGATTTCTGAATCCGGCCAACAACAGCAATGGCCCTGCATTTGGTCTTTGGGTTGCTCTAGCCGAGGGTGGTGATTTGATTGAGTTACCTTCGATTGGTAATACTTCTATCGCTCGTGTGCAAGTAATTCACAATTCAGCCGATCTAGCCGCAGCAGTGGTTGATGTTTGGTTGAACGACACCAAGCTGATCGAGAACTTTGCATTCAGGACAGCTACACCTTTTATAGATGCACCAGCCGGTGAAGAGTTCACCATCGCCATTCAGGCGCCCGGAAGCACCAGCCCCGAAAATCCCATCTGGTCCCAAAACTACACCCTTGAAGCCGATGAGACCTATATTTTAGTCGCTAACGGAATCGTGAGTGCCTCCGGTTATGACCCGGCAGAACCTTTCGACATTTATGTGAATGCAATGGGCCGCGAAGAAGCAACTTCAGGTTCCAACACCGATGTATTGGCTTTCCACGGCTCAACCGATGCACCCACAGTAAGCGTTTGGGAAACCGGCGTTGGTGCTGGTGAACTTTTTACATTCTCTTATGGCGATTTTGCCGGCTATCTTGAACTTCCAACTGACAACTATATTATCGAAGTAAGGGATGAAACCGGAACTGTAACCGTAGCAGCTTACCAGGCTCCATTGGCTGCCTTAGGTCTTGATGGTGCAGCATTATCAGTTGTAGCCTCAGGCTTCCTGAACCCCGGTCAGAATAGTAATGGCGCTGCATTTGGGTTGTTTGTTGCCTTAGCTGATGGTGGCGAACTAATTGAGTTGCCTTTGTACACAGGTCCAAGTGCTCGCTTGCAAGTAATTCACAACTCAGCCGATGCTGCCGCAGCAGTGGTTGATGTGTGGGCAAATGATGTTAAACTTCTTGAGAACTTTGAATTCCGCACTGCCACTCCTTTTGTTGATGTTCCTGCCGAGACTGCTATTACGATCTCTATCACCGGCCCCGGTAGCACAAGTCCAACTCCCAATGTATTTGAAGCTGATGTGACCTTTGCAGATGGAGAAACTTACGTTGTAGTAGCCAATGGTATTGTTTCCGCAAGCGGTTACAGCCCTGACCAACCATTCAACCTTTACGTGTATGATATGGGTCGCGAAACATCAACTTCGGCTTCGAATACTGACGTGCTCGTATTCCACGGCTCAACCGATGCCCCAACCGTTAGCATCTGGGAAACTGGCGTTGGCGCAGGTGAACTCTTCACCTTCTCTTATGGCGACTTTGCTGGTTACCTTGAGCTACCTGTAAACAACTACACAATTGATGTCAGAGATGAAACAGGCACTGTAACAGTAGCCTCATATTATACACCACTCGCAGGTCTGGGACTTAGCGGTGAGGCTTTAACAGTATTGGCTTCAGGCTTCTTAACACCGGGTCAGAATAGCAATGGCCCCTCCTTTGGATTATATGTAGCCCTGGCCAATGGTGGAGATTTAATCGCTCTACCAATTTCTGATCCATTAGGCGTGGAAGAAATTTCAGGAAGCGAAGCACTGACATTTTTCCCGAATCCTGCCGGTGAGTTCGTAACTTTAAATATGAATTTGAATAACCCAGGTAATGTTAAAATTGAGATGCTCGATTTACTTGGTAAGACTATCAATGCTACAGATCTAGGGTTTCAATACTCAATCAACAACTATAGAATTGATGTCAGCTATGTGCCAAAAGGGATTTATTTCCTCAAGGTGGAAGCGGACAACATGAACTATATTGAAAAACTGATCATCTCAAGATAA
- a CDS encoding MFS transporter, producing the protein MIPGLSTFMLIFRSLRHRNYRLFFAGQSISLMGTWIQNIALGWLVYRLTGSAIYLGVIAFAGQIPSLFITPLAGVYADRFNRRITLLITQSLAMLTSIALAIMVLTGIAEIWVLMVMAVIAGVINAFDTPFRHAFVLELVVAREDLSNAIALNSSLYNTARFIGPLIGGLLISLVGEGWCFMINGISFSAAIISLLIIKVLKFEPAKQTGSLFRQLKDGLSYSWDYKPARHLLLLIAVCGFVGLPFQALMPAFASDVLNGGAALLGTLTGSLGAGALTGALYLASRQRMNALPINIFIASLMFAAALALFSQSQVILLSMIALYITGFGMIVMFNATNALLQAISDEDKRGRVISLYSLTFMGMTPLGNLLAGFIAEYSSVAQTVLIASAICLITGLLLRQKITRIRELV; encoded by the coding sequence ATGATTCCCGGCTTATCAACCTTCATGCTCATTTTCCGATCCTTACGGCATCGGAATTACAGGCTGTTCTTTGCCGGTCAGAGTATTTCGCTGATGGGAACCTGGATTCAGAATATAGCACTGGGATGGCTGGTGTATCGCCTGACCGGTTCTGCAATATATTTGGGTGTGATTGCATTTGCCGGACAAATTCCTTCTTTGTTCATCACGCCATTGGCCGGAGTTTATGCCGATCGCTTCAACAGAAGAATCACGCTGTTGATTACACAATCACTTGCCATGCTTACTTCCATTGCGCTGGCCATCATGGTTCTCACCGGCATAGCAGAAATTTGGGTGCTGATGGTTATGGCTGTAATTGCGGGCGTCATCAATGCTTTTGATACTCCTTTCCGTCATGCCTTTGTGCTTGAACTGGTTGTTGCGCGTGAGGATCTATCAAATGCAATAGCCCTAAACAGTTCCTTATATAATACCGCGCGTTTTATCGGCCCGCTGATTGGTGGTTTGTTAATCAGCCTGGTAGGGGAGGGTTGGTGTTTTATGATCAATGGGATTAGTTTTTCGGCGGCCATTATCAGTCTGCTGATAATTAAGGTGCTGAAGTTTGAACCAGCTAAACAAACCGGGAGCTTGTTCAGGCAGCTAAAAGACGGACTGAGCTATTCATGGGATTATAAACCTGCCCGGCATCTGCTTTTGTTGATTGCAGTTTGCGGTTTTGTCGGGCTTCCTTTCCAGGCTTTGATGCCGGCATTTGCCAGCGATGTGTTAAACGGTGGAGCGGCTTTGTTGGGAACCCTGACCGGTTCGTTGGGTGCTGGAGCGTTGACAGGTGCACTTTATCTTGCTTCAAGGCAGCGCATGAATGCCCTTCCAATAAATATATTTATTGCATCCTTGATGTTTGCTGCGGCGCTGGCATTATTTTCACAATCGCAGGTGATTCTACTTTCAATGATTGCTCTATATATCACCGGCTTTGGCATGATTGTCATGTTCAACGCCACCAATGCCCTCTTGCAGGCCATCTCAGATGAGGACAAACGCGGAAGGGTTATTTCGCTTTATAGTCTGACATTTATGGGCATGACTCCGTTGGGAAACCTTCTGGCAGGTTTCATAGCAGAATACAGCAGTGTGGCCCAAACCGTTTTGATTGCTTCAGCAATATGTCTGATCACCGGACTTTTACTCAGGCAGAAGATTACGAGGATAAGGGAATTGGTGTAG